Proteins from a genomic interval of Nautilia sp. PV-1:
- a CDS encoding CoB--CoM heterodisulfide reductase iron-sulfur subunit B family protein encodes MKKIGIYPGCCFQGADIHNYDITEDFLEKMGVEGVLLERSACCGGGVIDETNKMIVYGLNARNIALAEEKGVDLYTPCNTCYMIIAKTKLALDSDPELKEKINKILADEGLEYKGEAKIYHTLNLIRDFIGMDVYKSKIQRKLGGVKVAPYYGCHVLAPDEVALDDPENPTVLKEILEPLGVEIVEGYQHEQTCCGYHARFTNPDQKERLAVKPLDGAKEAGADIVTTPCPLCHKAMDGYEEPILQVTQLINVACGSSPEDAFWNLNKTEVKISIG; translated from the coding sequence ATGAAAAAAATAGGTATTTATCCGGGATGTTGCTTTCAAGGAGCAGATATACATAATTATGATATAACGGAAGATTTTTTAGAAAAAATGGGCGTTGAGGGCGTTTTACTTGAGAGAAGCGCATGCTGCGGAGGCGGCGTTATTGATGAGACAAACAAAATGATTGTTTACGGGTTAAACGCAAGAAATATCGCTTTAGCTGAAGAAAAAGGCGTGGATTTATATACGCCGTGCAATACATGCTATATGATTATTGCCAAAACAAAACTTGCGCTTGATTCAGACCCGGAATTAAAAGAAAAAATAAATAAAATTTTGGCAGACGAAGGTCTGGAATATAAAGGTGAGGCAAAAATTTATCATACATTGAATTTAATTAGAGATTTTATAGGAATGGATGTGTATAAAAGTAAAATTCAAAGAAAACTCGGCGGTGTAAAAGTGGCTCCATATTACGGATGTCATGTTCTTGCACCTGATGAAGTTGCACTAGACGATCCTGAAAATCCTACTGTACTTAAAGAAATACTTGAGCCTTTAGGTGTTGAAATTGTAGAAGGTTATCAGCATGAACAGACATGCTGCGGATACCATGCAAGATTTACAAATCCTGATCAGAAAGAAAGACTTGCAGTAAAACCTCTTGACGGTGCGAAAGAAGCGGGTGCAGATATAGTAACTACTCCTTGTCCTCTTTGTCATAAAGCGATGGATGGTTATGAAGAGCCTATTTTACAGGTTACTCAGCTTATAAACGTCGCTTGCGGGTCATCTCCTGAAGACGCTTTCTGGAATCTGAACAAAACGGAAGTTAAAATTTCTATAGGATAA
- a CDS encoding PAS domain-containing protein: MSRTPTTPIWREVRFEEEGFDARALVTRTDTRGVITFASKAYRGMTGYSKNELVGRSHSIVRHPFMPKAVFRDMWDTIKEGKHFSGLVMNMRKDGKYYWVEVRIDAIDANGNIISSMASVGENVQNGYNNKQIHGYVAIRREPTRSEVKEATEYYKHLKKEELISKMYLKEWEKEILKVL, encoded by the coding sequence ATGTCAAGAACACCAACAACTCCGATTTGGAGAGAAGTAAGGTTTGAAGAAGAAGGTTTTGACGCAAGAGCTCTGGTAACAAGAACAGATACTAGAGGTGTGATAACGTTTGCTTCAAAAGCGTACAGGGGAATGACTGGTTATTCCAAAAATGAACTGGTTGGAAGAAGCCACAGTATTGTAAGACATCCGTTTATGCCCAAAGCCGTTTTCAGAGATATGTGGGATACAATCAAAGAGGGGAAGCATTTCAGCGGGCTGGTTATGAATATGAGAAAAGACGGAAAATATTACTGGGTTGAAGTAAGAATTGACGCAATTGACGCGAACGGTAATATTATCAGTTCAATGGCTTCGGTAGGAGAAAACGTACAAAATGGATATAATAACAAACAGATACACGGATATGTGGCTATAAGAAGAGAACCGACCAGAAGCGAGGTTAAAGAAGCCACAGAATATTACAAGCATTTGAAAAAAGAAGAATTAATAAGTAAAATGTATTTAAAAGAATGGGAAAAGGAAATATTGAAGGTTTTATGA
- a CDS encoding PAS domain-containing protein: protein MAVRPHVTPKWEEITFEEEGLDARALVTRTDKNGKITFASKAYRDMTKYSKDELIGAPHSIVRHPLMPEAAFKDMWDTIERGEHWSGLVMNLRKDGKHYWVEVHVDPIDSNGNVVSEPGKIAGYVAIRREPTRDEINEALKLYKAMRKAELLEKLHLKDWEKELLKKL from the coding sequence ATGGCTGTTCGACCGCACGTTACTCCCAAATGGGAAGAAATAACATTTGAAGAAGAAGGACTGGATGCCAGGGCTCTTGTAACGAGAACGGATAAAAACGGTAAAATTACTTTTGCTTCAAAAGCATATAGAGATATGACCAAATATTCAAAAGACGAACTAATCGGAGCTCCCCACAGTATTGTAAGACATCCTTTAATGCCTGAAGCAGCTTTTAAAGATATGTGGGACACTATAGAAAGAGGCGAGCACTGGAGCGGGCTCGTTATGAATTTAAGGAAAGACGGAAAACACTATTGGGTGGAAGTTCATGTTGACCCTATTGACAGTAACGGTAATGTTGTAAGCGAACCTGGGAAAATAGCAGGTTATGTTGCTATCAGAAGAGAGCCTACGCGTGATGAGATAAATGAAGCTTTAAAATTATATAAAGCAATGAGAAAAGCTGAACTTTTAGAAAAACTTCATTTAAAAGACTGGGAAAAAGAGCTTCTTAAAAAATTATAA
- a CDS encoding RIO1 family regulatory kinase/ATPase, with protein sequence MIIFDQKGLTIRYDIIEKIGEGNRGEVYKARLEDGRIAAIKWAKNYEIDKEWEILNFLNGLCAPKPIYRGKRYFIMEYIDGRPLKEYVGSGEYYEVLKNALYNAYLLDEKGVFHGQLGRYYHILNTRTGVKFIDFERSVFTQNPRNFLQIIGYYLFRDKKYDKNYLNLIVDLYKKNRKKALNKTIRLMDES encoded by the coding sequence TTGATAATATTCGATCAAAAAGGATTAACGATTCGTTACGACATAATTGAAAAGATCGGAGAAGGGAACAGGGGAGAAGTTTATAAAGCAAGACTTGAAGACGGAAGAATCGCTGCCATAAAATGGGCAAAAAATTATGAAATAGACAAAGAGTGGGAAATTCTTAATTTTCTAAACGGATTATGTGCTCCAAAACCGATATACAGGGGGAAACGTTATTTTATTATGGAGTATATTGACGGCAGGCCTTTAAAAGAATATGTCGGAAGCGGAGAATATTATGAAGTGTTAAAAAACGCATTATACAATGCTTATCTGCTTGATGAAAAAGGTGTTTTTCACGGACAGCTCGGAAGATATTATCATATTTTAAATACTCGAACGGGTGTAAAGTTTATTGATTTTGAAAGAAGCGTCTTTACACAAAATCCTAGAAATTTTTTGCAAATTATCGGATATTACTTGTTTAGGGATAAAAAATATGATAAAAATTATCTGAATTTAATCGTAGATCTTTACAAAAAAAACAGAAAAAAAGCGTTAAATAAAACAATAAGGCTGATGGATGAAAGTTAA
- a CDS encoding succinate dehydrogenase/fumarate reductase iron-sulfur subunit → MEKIKYVTKVKRYNPETNESYWQDFEVEVEDSLTVLELLMYIKDKIDESLTFRAFCRSAICGSCAMIINGRAGLACKIQAKDKIKNGVIRIEPLNHLPIVKDLVVDQDPAFNKLKKIKPYLEPDPKKVPDNLKCESLVTPEEFAKYDKQTDCILCMACYGQCNALEGEEAYLGPFQLTKAFRFIMDSRDGVDVEERIKLVEDAGIWDCVQCQMCLAACPKGIKPGEDILELRRIAKDVGEDNIATRRAKVWFANVFETGQIDKWHLPEVAFGDEKGEAITNKLEEEFRSRGMKEEEFGPQPFDGIKEFQKFIKKLEKEL, encoded by the coding sequence ATGGAAAAAATAAAATATGTAACAAAAGTCAAAAGATATAATCCTGAAACAAACGAAAGTTACTGGCAAGATTTTGAGGTTGAGGTTGAAGACAGTTTAACCGTTCTTGAACTTTTAATGTACATAAAAGACAAAATAGACGAAAGTTTGACATTCAGAGCATTTTGCAGAAGTGCTATCTGCGGTAGCTGTGCAATGATTATTAACGGGCGTGCAGGGCTTGCATGTAAAATTCAGGCAAAAGACAAAATTAAAAACGGTGTTATAAGAATAGAGCCTTTAAATCATTTACCGATTGTAAAAGACCTGGTGGTTGATCAGGACCCGGCATTTAATAAACTTAAAAAAATTAAACCTTATCTTGAACCGGATCCTAAAAAAGTACCTGATAATTTAAAATGTGAGTCACTAGTTACTCCTGAAGAATTTGCTAAATACGACAAACAAACCGACTGTATTTTGTGTATGGCATGTTACGGGCAGTGTAATGCGCTTGAGGGTGAAGAGGCGTATTTAGGGCCGTTCCAGCTTACAAAAGCATTCAGATTTATAATGGACAGCAGAGACGGTGTGGATGTGGAAGAAAGAATTAAACTTGTAGAAGATGCAGGAATCTGGGACTGTGTACAGTGTCAGATGTGTTTAGCCGCATGTCCTAAGGGAATTAAACCTGGAGAAGATATACTGGAACTTAGAAGAATAGCTAAAGACGTAGGTGAAGACAATATTGCTACAAGAAGAGCAAAAGTATGGTTTGCTAACGTATTCGAAACTGGTCAGATTGACAAATGGCATTTACCTGAAGTTGCTTTCGGTGATGAAAAAGGTGAAGCTATAACAAATAAACTGGAAGAAGAATTTAGAAGCAGAGGTATGAAAGAAGAAGAATTCGGTCCTCAGCCTTTTGACGGTATTAAAGAATTCCAGAAATTTATTAAAAAACTTGAAAAGGAACTGTAA
- a CDS encoding succinate dehydrogenase/fumarate reductase iron-sulfur subunit, which produces MKVNIKRFLNGRVWFENFEVEYKEDETILELLDRLKAIDRSITYRSFCRSSICGTCAVKVNDKTVLACKTKVKDFIEHDEIIIEPVDRSRIIKDLVVDHSYIEKAIKQNKLWFEDEIRGDQENLQMPQELKKYEKQTDCILCMACHFECEALDYTPDFAGPFIFTKYFRFVFDSRDKKDMQERIDLAKDNGLYSCINCQKCVMVCPKGIASAFDIKMLQNSDKSYGEPSFSSENSMFF; this is translated from the coding sequence ATGAAAGTTAATATAAAAAGATTTTTAAACGGTAGAGTGTGGTTTGAAAATTTTGAAGTTGAATACAAAGAAGACGAAACAATACTTGAACTTCTTGACAGGCTCAAAGCTATAGACAGAAGCATTACATACAGGAGTTTTTGCAGAAGCAGCATATGCGGTACATGTGCCGTGAAAGTAAATGATAAAACAGTACTTGCCTGTAAAACTAAAGTAAAAGATTTTATAGAACATGATGAAATCATTATAGAACCGGTTGACAGAAGCAGAATTATAAAAGATCTCGTAGTCGATCACAGTTATATAGAAAAAGCTATAAAACAAAACAAACTCTGGTTTGAAGATGAAATAAGAGGTGATCAGGAAAATCTGCAGATGCCTCAGGAATTGAAAAAATATGAAAAACAGACAGACTGTATATTGTGTATGGCGTGTCATTTTGAATGTGAAGCTCTTGATTATACACCTGATTTTGCGGGTCCTTTTATATTTACTAAATATTTCAGGTTCGTATTTGACAGCAGGGATAAAAAAGATATGCAAGAAAGAATTGATTTAGCAAAAGATAACGGTCTTTACAGCTGCATAAACTGTCAAAAGTGTGTAATGGTATGTCCGAAAGGGATTGCAAGCGCTTTTGATATAAAAATGTTACAAAATTCTGACAAATCTTACGGCGAACCCTCATTCAGTTCGGAAAATTCAATGTTTTTTTAA
- a CDS encoding FAD-dependent oxidoreductase, whose translation MKVDVLIVGAGGAGLYAALSAAEEAKGMEIAVLTKVYPTRSHTGAAQGGVNAALANVDPTDSEELHTFDTVKGSDYLADQKAVKYMCFEAPRIIREMEHMGVPFSRLNNGKIAQRPFGGASKDRTCYSADKMGHVMLHTLYEQCIKHDIKFLNEWFMLNLVHDGERLQGVTAINIATGDIQFIHAKAVILATGGHSRIYWGYTSNALGCTGDGTAAALRAGLPLKDMEFLQFHPTGLRKSAILVSEAARGEGGHLLNNKGERFMSKYAPEKMELGPRDLVSRSIMTEIREGRGFKDEEGREYVHLDLTHLGEEKIKSRLPQIRELTIDFEGIDPIKEPIPIKPTAHYAMGGIHTNVRCETPIAGIYAAGEAQCVSVHGANRLGGNSLLDIVVFGHVAGKEAVRYAEGTDFAKGGVSKLEEDVKFIQELFDRKSKETLGDLRDELGEIMFRHFGVFKNEKEMQEGYEKLKNLIERAHKNLAVEDKSKVFNTDLQSLLEFYNLLEIADVLAYASLERKESRGTFYRDDYPKRDDKNFLYHSMITKSSDGSFKYEKGEVDLSIYEPAERKY comes from the coding sequence ATGAAAGTTGATGTTTTAATTGTCGGTGCTGGCGGTGCCGGACTTTATGCCGCATTAAGCGCGGCAGAGGAAGCCAAAGGAATGGAAATTGCGGTACTTACAAAAGTTTATCCAACAAGAAGCCACACGGGAGCTGCTCAGGGTGGTGTTAATGCCGCACTTGCTAATGTAGACCCGACTGACAGTGAAGAGCTTCATACATTCGATACTGTAAAAGGAAGCGATTATCTTGCTGATCAAAAAGCAGTTAAATACATGTGTTTTGAAGCTCCTAGAATTATTAGGGAAATGGAACATATGGGAGTTCCTTTCAGCAGATTAAACAACGGAAAAATTGCTCAAAGACCGTTCGGAGGGGCAAGTAAAGACAGAACATGTTACAGTGCCGATAAAATGGGACATGTTATGCTTCATACTCTTTATGAACAATGTATAAAACACGATATTAAGTTTTTAAATGAATGGTTTATGTTAAATCTTGTGCATGACGGAGAGAGACTTCAGGGTGTTACGGCAATAAACATTGCAACGGGAGATATTCAGTTTATTCATGCCAAAGCCGTTATCCTGGCTACCGGAGGGCACAGCAGAATTTATTGGGGGTATACTTCTAATGCTTTAGGATGTACCGGAGACGGTACGGCTGCTGCGCTTAGAGCGGGGCTTCCTTTAAAAGATATGGAATTTTTACAATTTCACCCTACAGGACTCAGAAAATCGGCGATTCTGGTATCTGAAGCGGCCAGAGGAGAAGGCGGACATCTTTTAAACAATAAAGGCGAAAGATTTATGAGTAAATACGCTCCTGAAAAAATGGAGCTTGGGCCTAGAGATTTGGTTTCAAGAAGTATTATGACCGAAATCAGAGAAGGCAGAGGATTTAAAGACGAAGAAGGAAGAGAATACGTACATCTTGACCTTACTCATCTCGGTGAAGAAAAAATCAAATCAAGACTTCCGCAAATTAGAGAACTGACTATTGATTTTGAAGGTATCGATCCTATAAAAGAGCCTATTCCTATTAAGCCGACTGCTCACTATGCAATGGGCGGAATTCATACTAATGTAAGATGTGAAACTCCTATTGCCGGTATTTACGCAGCAGGAGAAGCTCAGTGCGTAAGCGTTCACGGTGCAAACAGACTAGGAGGAAACTCGCTTCTTGATATTGTTGTATTCGGTCATGTGGCAGGAAAAGAAGCTGTAAGATATGCAGAAGGTACGGACTTTGCAAAAGGCGGTGTATCTAAATTAGAAGAAGACGTAAAATTTATACAAGAACTGTTTGACAGAAAAAGCAAAGAAACGTTAGGTGATCTTAGAGATGAGCTCGGAGAAATTATGTTTAGACATTTCGGTGTGTTTAAGAATGAAAAAGAGATGCAGGAAGGTTATGAAAAACTTAAAAATCTTATTGAAAGAGCCCATAAAAATCTTGCCGTAGAGGATAAATCAAAAGTATTCAATACTGATTTACAAAGTTTGCTTGAATTTTATAATTTACTTGAAATTGCAGATGTACTTGCTTATGCGTCATTAGAAAGAAAAGAATCAAGAGGCACTTTTTACAGGGACGATTATCCGAAAAGAGACGATAAAAACTTTTTATATCACTCAATGATAACTAAAAGCAGCGACGGAAGCTTTAAATATGAAAAAGGTGAAGTCGATTTAAGTATTTACGAACCGGCTGAAAGAAAATATTAA
- a CDS encoding TolC family protein: protein MKITKFALLIFPMFLFGNTLLNDLKKQELNYDKQYSIQDSKDTEKSWVNPLMLQYSYSKDNSIGTITTTKTFSISVNQPIFKSGAIYYSIKYAKNAKSYNLGNVELQRRELIKQALDLAYDYKINIINEEIIKLNIKNAKIDIQKKKEEFLNGVGDSTLLNNAVLTLNSLKLNLEDLQMNSDNLKYSFANISSLNIDTLKLPQFRIIPINRYINHNLDLVQQKRLKKVKKDLYKMQIGNQLLSVNLNASLNWQKVDYKDSSPILQDSSSDYYRVGLSINMPISFNALNKIEKTKLDYLKSQILITDKKRVLINQYNSIIRQVNAINKKIKIYKSNINIYESLISSTLDSIEAGNATRLDLEILQNSKKTMYLNIQILKLQKQKLLLNLYYKLNNFSLTF from the coding sequence TTGAAAATTACTAAATTCGCACTGTTAATTTTTCCAATGTTTTTATTTGGAAACACTCTGTTAAACGATTTAAAAAAACAGGAGCTTAATTACGATAAACAATATTCAATTCAGGACAGTAAAGATACCGAAAAATCATGGGTAAATCCTTTAATGCTGCAGTATTCATATTCCAAAGACAACAGCATCGGCACGATTACCACTACAAAGACGTTCAGCATATCGGTAAATCAGCCTATTTTTAAATCAGGAGCGATATATTATTCGATAAAATATGCCAAAAACGCAAAAAGTTATAATTTAGGCAATGTCGAGCTTCAAAGAAGAGAGCTTATAAAACAGGCTCTCGATTTGGCGTATGACTATAAAATCAATATTATTAATGAAGAAATAATCAAATTAAACATTAAAAACGCAAAAATAGATATACAGAAGAAAAAGGAAGAGTTTTTAAACGGCGTAGGAGATTCAACGCTTTTAAACAATGCTGTACTTACTCTGAATTCTCTGAAACTGAATTTAGAAGATCTGCAGATGAATTCAGACAACTTAAAATATTCGTTTGCCAACATTTCCTCACTTAATATTGATACGTTGAAGCTGCCTCAATTCAGAATTATTCCGATAAACAGGTATATTAATCACAATCTAGATTTAGTACAGCAAAAAAGACTTAAAAAAGTAAAAAAAGATCTATATAAAATGCAAATAGGCAACCAGCTTTTAAGTGTAAATCTGAATGCTTCACTAAACTGGCAAAAAGTTGATTATAAAGACAGTTCTCCTATACTGCAGGACAGTTCAAGCGACTATTACAGAGTCGGACTCAGTATAAATATGCCAATAAGTTTTAATGCGTTAAATAAGATAGAAAAAACAAAACTTGATTATCTTAAATCCCAAATTTTGATAACTGATAAAAAAAGAGTTTTGATTAATCAATATAACAGTATAATAAGACAGGTTAATGCTATAAATAAAAAAATAAAAATATATAAAAGCAACATAAATATATACGAAAGTCTGATAAGTTCCACACTGGATTCCATAGAAGCCGGAAATGCAACCAGACTTGACCTTGAGATTTTGCAAAATTCTAAAAAAACAATGTATTTAAATATACAAATCTTAAAACTTCAAAAACAAAAACTGCTGTTAAACTTGTATTATAAACTTAATAATTTCTCACTTACTTTTTGA